The Daucus carota subsp. sativus chromosome 7, DH1 v3.0, whole genome shotgun sequence genome window below encodes:
- the LOC108195268 gene encoding probable peroxygenase 4 isoform X2 encodes MASSLAAPNASANNEIHCQEGMDLDHHHDGNVLRKHVAFFDQNNDGIIYPWETFRGFREIGCGILLSSVAALFINMGLSAKTRPGKSFSLLFPIEIKNIQMAKHGSDSGVYDTEGRFVNSKFEEIFAKHANSNSSALTSDELTGLLKSNREPKDYKGWLASYTEWKMLYILCKDENGLLHKDAVRGVYDGSLFERMAKMRELQLSNKKSA; translated from the exons ATGGCTTCATCTCTTGCTGCTCCAAATGCTTCTGCAAATAACGAAATTCATTGCCAAG AAGGAATGGATTTAGATCATCATCATGACGGAAACGTTCTTCGAAAGCATGTTGCTTTCTTTGATCAGAATAACGATGGAATCATCTACCCCTGGGAGACTTTCAGAG GATTCCGCGAAATTGGGTGCGGTATTCTGTTGTCCTCCGTTGCTGCACTTTTCATTAACATGGGCCTCAGCGCCAAAACTCGTCCT GGAAAAAGTTTCTCTCTGTTATTTCCGATAGAGATAAAGAACATTCAAATGGCAAAGCATGGGAGCGACAGTGGTGTCTACGACACTGAAGGAAG GTTCGTCAATTCAAAGTTTGAGGAGATCTTCGCCAAGCACGCAAACTCAAATTCTTCAGCATTAACTTCCGATGAGCTGACGGGATTGCTTAAATCCAACAGGGAACCAAAGGACTACAAAGGATG GCTTGCGAGTTATACAGAATGGAAGATGTTATACATCCTCTGCAAGGATGAAAATGGATTATTACATAAAGATGCAGTGAGAGGCGTATATGATGGAAGCTTGTTCGAACGTATGGCCAAGATGAGAGAGCTTCAATTGTCCAACAAGAAATCAGCTTGA
- the LOC108195268 gene encoding probable peroxygenase 4 isoform X1, with amino-acid sequence MASSLAAPNASANNEIHCQAEGMDLDHHHDGNVLRKHVAFFDQNNDGIIYPWETFRGFREIGCGILLSSVAALFINMGLSAKTRPGKSFSLLFPIEIKNIQMAKHGSDSGVYDTEGRFVNSKFEEIFAKHANSNSSALTSDELTGLLKSNREPKDYKGWLASYTEWKMLYILCKDENGLLHKDAVRGVYDGSLFERMAKMRELQLSNKKSA; translated from the exons ATGGCTTCATCTCTTGCTGCTCCAAATGCTTCTGCAAATAACGAAATTCATTGCCAAG CAGAAGGAATGGATTTAGATCATCATCATGACGGAAACGTTCTTCGAAAGCATGTTGCTTTCTTTGATCAGAATAACGATGGAATCATCTACCCCTGGGAGACTTTCAGAG GATTCCGCGAAATTGGGTGCGGTATTCTGTTGTCCTCCGTTGCTGCACTTTTCATTAACATGGGCCTCAGCGCCAAAACTCGTCCT GGAAAAAGTTTCTCTCTGTTATTTCCGATAGAGATAAAGAACATTCAAATGGCAAAGCATGGGAGCGACAGTGGTGTCTACGACACTGAAGGAAG GTTCGTCAATTCAAAGTTTGAGGAGATCTTCGCCAAGCACGCAAACTCAAATTCTTCAGCATTAACTTCCGATGAGCTGACGGGATTGCTTAAATCCAACAGGGAACCAAAGGACTACAAAGGATG GCTTGCGAGTTATACAGAATGGAAGATGTTATACATCCTCTGCAAGGATGAAAATGGATTATTACATAAAGATGCAGTGAGAGGCGTATATGATGGAAGCTTGTTCGAACGTATGGCCAAGATGAGAGAGCTTCAATTGTCCAACAAGAAATCAGCTTGA
- the LOC108204093 gene encoding uncharacterized protein LOC108204093, translated as MHIEKNICEALLGTMLNIPKKTKDKESVRLDMAEMGIRTELRPKNPGRKEKLPLASWNLTHSEKKVVCSSFLGMKLPDGFCSNIRSLVSMETLRLTGMKSHDCHMILHHLLPIAIRSSLQKQVRNTVIRFCLFFKAICSKVIEVDKLEKMQSQLVETLCHLEKYFPPSLFDVMFHLSVHLVREVELCGPIFLRWMYPFERYMKTFKGYIRNRARAEGCIAEAYIAEEAVECLVNHEEATVGIPKNGRHRNDAVCRPLSGASVITPSDNDLHLAHLCVLQNTASVRPYFNEHMCFLMTKYPENENNEMWLKNKQNETFPEWFKEKIASNFLDEMEISQEIRWIADGPNKDVPTFNGYKMDGITFSTKDRDDTRNVQCSGVCVQADTMVVQGKDQIVEHASPTFYGVIIGIWELDYNNFRIPIFRCNWIDMNRGTKVDDLGYTLVNLNRLGFFNDPFVLAKHVKQVCYIDDPLDKLWSVVLKLPEKNYHEDNDEENEGSVEVELENEFFIPNLPDVDLDEATTSYMRDVDELIQLL; from the exons ATGCACATCGAGAAAAACATTTGCGAAGCTTTACTTGGTACTATGCTTAATATACCCAAGAAGACAAAAGATAAGGAATCTGTCCGGCTAGACATGGCTGAAATGGGAATAAGAACGGAGCTAAGGCCAAAAAATCCCGGGAGAAAGGAGAAGTTACCATTGGCATCTTGGAATTTAACTCATTCGGAAAAAAAAGTAGTTTGCTCATCATTTCTTGGCATGAAGTTGCCTGATGGCTTTTGTTCAAATATTAGAAGTTTAGTTTCAATGGAAACTCTTCGACTTACTGGAATGAAATCTCACGACTGCCATATGATCTTGCATCACTTGCTCCCAATTGCGATACGATCGTCACTGCAAAAACAGGTCAGAAACACTGTCATCAGGTTTTGTCTCTTTTTTAAGGCAATTTGCAGTAAAGTTATTGAGGTTGATAAGTTGGAGAAAATGCAATCCCAGCTGGTGGAAACTTTGTGCCACCTTGAAAAGTACTTCCCCCCTTCCTTGTTTGATGTGATGTTTCATCTCTCGGTCCATCTTGTACGAGAAGTAGAGCTTTGTGGACCAATTTTTTTGAGGTGGATGTATCCATTTGAGAGATATATGAAGACATTTAAAGGGTATATAAGAAATCGGGCTCGCGCAGAAGGTTGCATAGCTGAGGCCTATATTGCAGAAGAAGCTGTTGAGTGTTTGGTGAACCATGAGGAGGCTACTGTTGGGATACCAAAAAATGGCAGGCATAGGAATGATGCTGTTTGTAGGCCATTATCTGGTGCATCAGTTATAACTCCGAGCGACAATGATTTGCATTTAGCCCATTTATGTGTTTTACAAAATACGGCTTCGGTTAGGCCATATTTTAA TGAACACATGTGTTTTTTGATGACCAAATATCcggaaaatgaaaataatgaaatgTGGCTAAAGAATAAGCAAAATGAGACATTCCCAGAATGGTTCAAAGAAAAG ATTGCTTCAAATTTTCTCGACGAAATGGAGATATCACAAGAAATCAGATGGATCGCAGATGGGCCCAATAAGGATGTCCCTACATTCAATGGTTACAAAATGGATGGGATTACCTTTAGCACCAAAGATCGTGATGATACACGTAATGTTCAGTGCAGTGGCGTGTGTGTTCAAGCCGATACCATGGTTGTGCAGGGGAAGGATCAAATTGTTGAGCATGCCTCGCCTACATTTTATGGAGTGATAATAGGTATATGGGAGTTAGACTATAACAACTTTAGGATCCCTATTTTTCGTTGTAATTGGATTGATATGAATAGAGGGACTAAGGTAGATGACTTGGGTTATACTTTGGTTAATTTGAATAGGTTGGGGTTTTTTAATGATCCATTTGTGTTAGCAAAACACGTTAAACAAGTATGTTACATAGATGATCCTCTTGATAAATTATGGTCCGTGGTGTTGAAATTACCCGAGAAAAACTATCATGAGGACaatgatgaagaaaatgaggGATCCGTGGAAGTAGAACTTGAGAATGAGTTCTTTATACCAAATTTGCCGGATGTTGATTTAGACGAGGCAACAACTAGTTATATGCGAGACGTAGATGAACTAATTCAACTTTTATga
- the LOC108193398 gene encoding uncharacterized protein LOC108193398, translating to MALEWVILGYAAAAEAVMVLLLTIPGLDGLRKGLVAVTRNLLKPFLSVVPFCLFLLMDIYWKYETRPHCESPGSCTPTEHLRHQKSMFKSQRNALLIASALLFYWLLFTVTRLVVQIEQLNQRVEKLKNQD from the exons ATGGCACTAGAATGGGTTATTCTCGGCTACGCCGCCGCCGCAGAAGCCGTGATGGTGCTCCTCCTCACCATCCCCGGCCTCGACGGCCTCCGCAAAGGCCTC G TGGCCGTCACGCGGAACCTCCTCAAGCCATTCCTCTCCGTCGTCCCCTTCTGTCTCTTCTTGCTCATGGATATATACTGGAAATACGAGACGCGGCCGCACTGCGAGTCGCCTGGATCGTGCACGCCAACGGAACATTTGAGGCACCAGAAATCGATGTTTAAGAGCCAGCGGAACGCGTTGTTGATCGCTTCGGCGTTGTTGTTTTATTGGCTGTTGTTTACGGTGACGAGATTGGTGGTGCAGATTGAGCAGTTGAATCAGCGTGTGGAGAAATTGAAGAATCAGGATTGA
- the LOC108193397 gene encoding uncharacterized protein LOC108193397, which translates to MSTRRIRLSSSSNPRNSTENTPVGSQQSERQHTPAQSQPNTPNVSTASANESANESADEGWVVGSMHNDGRLRIEVISGLLEPSGACSRAITDSISERQDPTGFNWKVVSKEVKDFYFEEFKKSFVWRQEDKQIYKAWVKKARNRYSNFCSDARKKWEAGEVDNRVAMHVWLPWVEFWKTPDFQTKSKTQKKNRRGGTDHYPPTHTGGSASLRTHAAVLAETNGKDPTPADVYLLTHTKKRDKKTFVTKKAEAVYNKVIEIREERSKPIEGSDEPQIVDEDEIFLEAVGGLDKRNRIYGLGSLQSVIYGPESKSSTSTSRYSGSNFNKEYELMQVELQEMKEQVKELQETRDKELEDMRNQMEEMKSQLALVFKNQNTS; encoded by the exons ATGAGTACACGAAGAATTCGACTATCAAGTAGCTCCAATCCAAGGAACTCGACAGAAAACACACCAGTTGGATCACAACAATCAGAGCGACAACACACACCTGCACAATCACAGCCTAACACCCCAAATGTTTCTACAGCATCCGCAAATGAATCTGCAAATGAATCTGCAGATGAAGGTTGGGTAGTTGGCTCTATGCATAACGATGGGCGTTTAAGGATCGAAGTAATTAGTGGATT GTTGGAGCCTTCGGGTGCATGCTCACGAGCAATCACAGACTCTATATCCGAGAGGCAGGATCCCACTGGATTTAACTGGAAGGTAGTGTCGAAGGAGGTTAAAGATTTTTATTTCGAGGAGTTTAAG aAATCTTTTGTTTGGAGACAAGAAGACAAACAAATATACAAAGCATGGGTAAAAAAAGCAAGAAATCGATATTCCAACTTTTGTAGTGATGCTCGGAAAAAATGGGAAGCTGGTGAAGTGGACAATAGAGTAGCCATGCATGTATGGCTACCTTGGGTTGAGTTTTGGAAAACTCCAGATTTCCAGACTAAATCAAAAACTCAAAAGAAAAATCGTCGTGGTGGGACGGACCACTACCCTCCAACTCACACAGGTGGTTCAGCATCCTTAAGAACTCATGCTGCTGTTCTG gCGGAGACTAATGGTAAAGATCCAACTCCGGCCGATGTGTATTTGCTTACACATACTAAGAAACGTGACAAAAAGACCTTTGTTACTAAGAAAGCGGAAGCAGTATAT AATAAGGTTATTGAAATTCGTGAGGAACGCTCTAAACCTATTGAAGGTTCTGATGAACCTCAGATTGTTGATGAAGACGAAATATTCTTGGAGGCAGTTGGAGGGCTGGACAAAAGAAATAGAATATATGGCTTGGGTTCTTTGCAAAGCGTCATATATGGGCCAGAAAGCAAGAGCAGTACATCCACTTCCCGTTACAGTGGCTCTAACTTCAATAAAGAATATGAGCTAATGCAGGTTGAGCTCCAAGAAATGAAGGAACAGGTAAAGGAGTTACAGGAGACGAGAGATAAGGAACTTGAAGATATGAGAAACCAAATGGAAGAGATGAAGAGCCAACTTGCTTTGGTATTTAAAAATCAGAACACAAGTTAG